From Quercus lobata isolate SW786 chromosome 1, ValleyOak3.0 Primary Assembly, whole genome shotgun sequence, one genomic window encodes:
- the LOC115985683 gene encoding uncharacterized protein LOC115985683 isoform X1, with protein MESKKQEYSPSSLTADLFGTKELPPSPSAGTFASIFPPPSMVAGKNSGTEVMGSWQKPNSENHTWNMKQETSAMNSKVARCSIPNNDRGSVFQEQRVEPCHLSSSLYYGGQDVYSQYPSTQNSESFPLFKEDGGEDDLNGNNANSASRGNWWQGSLYY; from the exons atgGAGAGTAAGAAGCAAGAGTATTCACCTTCCTCACTCACTGCTGATCTCTTTGGTACCAAGGAGTTGCCACCATCACCGTCAGCAGGAACTTTTGCATCTATTTTTCCGCCTCCTTCGATG GTGGCTGGGAAGAACTCAGGCACTGAGGTAATGGGATCTTGGCAGAAACCAAATTCAGAAAATCACACATGGAACATGAAACAAGAAACTTCAG CTATGAATAGCAAGGTTGCACGCTGTAGCATACCCAACAATGACAGGGGTTCAGTTTTCCAGGAACAAAGAGTGGAACCTTGTCATCTAAGTTCATCTCTTTATTATGGTGGGCAAGACGTCTATTCCCAGTACCCGAGTACCCAAAACTCTGAATCATTCCCTCTA TTCAAGGAAGATGGGGGAGAAGATGATCTGAATGGAAACAATGCAAACAGTGCATCTCGAGGAAATTGGTGGCAAG GTTCACTTTATTATTAG
- the LOC115985683 gene encoding uncharacterized protein LOC115985683 isoform X2, whose translation MKQGKSIIAKRIGAARIKRYEGVAGKNSGTEVMGSWQKPNSENHTWNMKQETSAMNSKVARCSIPNNDRGSVFQEQRVEPCHLSSSLYYGGQDVYSQYPSTQNSESFPLFKEDGGEDDLNGNNANSASRGNWWQGSLYY comes from the exons ATGAAGCAAGGTAAAAGTATAATAGCAAAGAGGATTGGTGCAGCGAGGATCAAACGGTATGAAGGA GTGGCTGGGAAGAACTCAGGCACTGAGGTAATGGGATCTTGGCAGAAACCAAATTCAGAAAATCACACATGGAACATGAAACAAGAAACTTCAG CTATGAATAGCAAGGTTGCACGCTGTAGCATACCCAACAATGACAGGGGTTCAGTTTTCCAGGAACAAAGAGTGGAACCTTGTCATCTAAGTTCATCTCTTTATTATGGTGGGCAAGACGTCTATTCCCAGTACCCGAGTACCCAAAACTCTGAATCATTCCCTCTA TTCAAGGAAGATGGGGGAGAAGATGATCTGAATGGAAACAATGCAAACAGTGCATCTCGAGGAAATTGGTGGCAAG GTTCACTTTATTATTAG
- the LOC115985691 gene encoding uncharacterized protein LOC115985691 isoform X1, which produces MFTSMANSHNTFMSFRSLCCIIFILSVFSFISFLYWCHYSGPCYFRNQIMEQKQNQAIDLLTFPSAWNHLHFPSTPPPKLLKIALFVKKWPHRSQAGGLERHALTLHLALAKRGHELHIFTTFPSNTSFPRYPISNLYFHLSKATAAGYLDQASVWKLFQTQNSTGRPFDMIHTESVGLLHTRSQNVTNLAVTWHGIAYETIHSDIIQELLRHPEEPQANALTQRLMKVVEEVKFFPRYAHHVATSDHVGDVLKRIYMLPEERVHIILNGVDEEIFMPDVTKGREFKQKYGIPDSKSLVLGMAGRLVKDKGHPLMFEALREMFKENDTFRETSVVLVAGDGPWAVRYRDLGANVLVMGPLEQAQLARFYNAIDIFINPTLRAQGLDHTLLEAMISGKPVLATRLASITGSVIVGTEMGYTFSPTVTSLKTALYQVWVDGKGVLEKKGQVAWQRGLELFTATKMAAAYEKLFLCISNDGNNKDNYCQYYSPFK; this is translated from the coding sequence ATGTTCACTTCCATGGCAAATAGTCATAATACTTTTATGAGCTTTCGTTCTCTCTGCTGCATCATCTTCATTCTCTCagttttctcattcatctcatTCCTCTATTGGTGTCATTACTCAGGGCCATGCTATTTCCGTAATCAAATAATGGAGCAAAAGCAGAATCAAGCTATTGACCTCCTCACATTCCCTTCTGCATGGAATCATCTTCATTTTCCCTCAACACCACCTCCTAAACTTCTTAAGATTGCACTCTTTGTCAAGAAATGGCCTCATAGATCTCAAGCAGGTGGGCTTGAACGGCATGCCTTGACCCTCCATCTTGCCCTTGCCAAAAGAGGCCACGAGCTTCACATCTTCACCACTTTTCCCTCAAACACCTCCTTTCCAAGATACCCAATCAGCAATTTATATTTTCACCTTTCAAAAGCTACAGCTGCTGGTTATCTGGACCAAGCTTCAGTTTGGAAGCTAtttcaaactcaaaactcaacTGGAAGGCCATTTGATATGATCCACACTGAAAGTGTTGGGCTCTTGCATACGCGATCCCAGAATGTGACTAACTTAGCTGTTACTTGGCATGGGATTGCATATGAAACCATTCATTCTGACATCATTCAAGAGCTTTTGCGGCATCCTGAAGAACCACAGGCAAATGCATTAACTCAAAGACTTATGAAGGTTGTTGAAGAGGTGAAGTTCTTCCCAAGATATGCCCACCATGTAGCTACAAGTGATCATGTTGGAGATGTCTTGAAGAGAATCTATATGCTTCCCGAAGAACGAGTTCATATTATTCTCAATGGTGTAGATGAGGAGATTTTCATGCCAGATGTTACCAAGGGAAGGGAATTTAAGCAAAAGTATGGCATTCCAGACTCCAAGTCATTGGTTTTGGGGATGGCTGGGAGATTAGTAAAGGACAAAGGACACCCACTTATGTTCGAAGCTCTAAGGGAAATGTTTAAGGAAAATGATACATTTCGGGAAACCAGTGTTGTTCTTGTTGCTGGGGATGGTCCTTGGGCTGTTAGATACAGAGATCTTGGGGCAAATGTGCTAGTCATGGGGCCACTGGAACAAGCTCAACTAGCAAGGTTTTATAATGCTATTGATATTTTCATAAACCCAACTCTTCGAGCTCAGGGATTAGATCATACTCTGTTAGAAGCAATGATTTCTGGTAAGCCGGTATTGGCAACAAGGCTGGCCAGCATTACAGGGTCCGTGATTGTTGGTACCGAAATGGGCTATACATTTTCACCAACTGTAACTTCATTAAAAACTGCCCTCTATCAAGTTTGGGTTGATGGCAAGGGAGTTCTGGAGAAGAAAGGCCAGGTTGCTTGGCAGAGAGGTTTGGAGTTGTTCACAGCCACAAAGATGGCTGCTGCATATGAGAAGCTATTCCTTTGCATATCAAATGACGGGAACAACAAGGACAATTATTGTCAATACTACTCTCCATTCAAATGA
- the LOC115985691 gene encoding uncharacterized protein LOC115985691 isoform X2: MEQKQNQAIDLLTFPSAWNHLHFPSTPPPKLLKIALFVKKWPHRSQAGGLERHALTLHLALAKRGHELHIFTTFPSNTSFPRYPISNLYFHLSKATAAGYLDQASVWKLFQTQNSTGRPFDMIHTESVGLLHTRSQNVTNLAVTWHGIAYETIHSDIIQELLRHPEEPQANALTQRLMKVVEEVKFFPRYAHHVATSDHVGDVLKRIYMLPEERVHIILNGVDEEIFMPDVTKGREFKQKYGIPDSKSLVLGMAGRLVKDKGHPLMFEALREMFKENDTFRETSVVLVAGDGPWAVRYRDLGANVLVMGPLEQAQLARFYNAIDIFINPTLRAQGLDHTLLEAMISGKPVLATRLASITGSVIVGTEMGYTFSPTVTSLKTALYQVWVDGKGVLEKKGQVAWQRGLELFTATKMAAAYEKLFLCISNDGNNKDNYCQYYSPFK, encoded by the coding sequence ATGGAGCAAAAGCAGAATCAAGCTATTGACCTCCTCACATTCCCTTCTGCATGGAATCATCTTCATTTTCCCTCAACACCACCTCCTAAACTTCTTAAGATTGCACTCTTTGTCAAGAAATGGCCTCATAGATCTCAAGCAGGTGGGCTTGAACGGCATGCCTTGACCCTCCATCTTGCCCTTGCCAAAAGAGGCCACGAGCTTCACATCTTCACCACTTTTCCCTCAAACACCTCCTTTCCAAGATACCCAATCAGCAATTTATATTTTCACCTTTCAAAAGCTACAGCTGCTGGTTATCTGGACCAAGCTTCAGTTTGGAAGCTAtttcaaactcaaaactcaacTGGAAGGCCATTTGATATGATCCACACTGAAAGTGTTGGGCTCTTGCATACGCGATCCCAGAATGTGACTAACTTAGCTGTTACTTGGCATGGGATTGCATATGAAACCATTCATTCTGACATCATTCAAGAGCTTTTGCGGCATCCTGAAGAACCACAGGCAAATGCATTAACTCAAAGACTTATGAAGGTTGTTGAAGAGGTGAAGTTCTTCCCAAGATATGCCCACCATGTAGCTACAAGTGATCATGTTGGAGATGTCTTGAAGAGAATCTATATGCTTCCCGAAGAACGAGTTCATATTATTCTCAATGGTGTAGATGAGGAGATTTTCATGCCAGATGTTACCAAGGGAAGGGAATTTAAGCAAAAGTATGGCATTCCAGACTCCAAGTCATTGGTTTTGGGGATGGCTGGGAGATTAGTAAAGGACAAAGGACACCCACTTATGTTCGAAGCTCTAAGGGAAATGTTTAAGGAAAATGATACATTTCGGGAAACCAGTGTTGTTCTTGTTGCTGGGGATGGTCCTTGGGCTGTTAGATACAGAGATCTTGGGGCAAATGTGCTAGTCATGGGGCCACTGGAACAAGCTCAACTAGCAAGGTTTTATAATGCTATTGATATTTTCATAAACCCAACTCTTCGAGCTCAGGGATTAGATCATACTCTGTTAGAAGCAATGATTTCTGGTAAGCCGGTATTGGCAACAAGGCTGGCCAGCATTACAGGGTCCGTGATTGTTGGTACCGAAATGGGCTATACATTTTCACCAACTGTAACTTCATTAAAAACTGCCCTCTATCAAGTTTGGGTTGATGGCAAGGGAGTTCTGGAGAAGAAAGGCCAGGTTGCTTGGCAGAGAGGTTTGGAGTTGTTCACAGCCACAAAGATGGCTGCTGCATATGAGAAGCTATTCCTTTGCATATCAAATGACGGGAACAACAAGGACAATTATTGTCAATACTACTCTCCATTCAAATGA
- the LOC115985704 gene encoding uncharacterized protein LOC115985704, giving the protein MLFLRNRKNVSSSTSPVISATTYQPQMSDVSTHSRRKLTTTSIHIMALDSIVNVNSLFTFALFLGLTWYPTTDPKSVLIDSASCAAGSAIAEDLIAFHVYSFSSFLFSSLIALALKQAIKITTTRSSERRTGAFSGTNAMAMGHLNTAILRAGMLVSAAGSVFGCGFLMMALVALVQIKLGVLGCGSMYTYAAIGPLVILVPVALVVYVFLVLHAFTR; this is encoded by the coding sequence atgctgTTCTtaagaaacagaaaaaatgTTTCCTCCTCCACCTCCCCTGTCATTTCCGCCACCACATATCAGCCGCAGATGTCCGACGTGTCAACACACTCACGCCGTAAACTGACGACAACATCGATCCACATAATGGCCTTAGACAGCATCGTCAACGTGAACTCCCTCTTCACCTTCGCTCTCTTCCTCGGCCTCACCTGGTACCCCACCACCGACCCCAAATCCGTTCTCATCGACTCGGCCTCATGCGCCGCCGGCTCCGCCATCGCCGAGGACCTCATAGCCTTCCACGTCTACTCCTTCAGCTCCTTCCTCTTCTCCAGCCTCATCGCCTTGGCTCTCAAACAAGCCATCAAGATCACCACCACACGTAGCAGTGAGAGGAGGACTGGTGCTTTTAGTGGCACCAATGCCATGGCCATGGGGCACCTTAACACAGCCATTTTGCGGGCCGGGATGCTCGTCTCGGCAGCCGGGTCTGTTTTCGGATGCGGGTTTTTGATGATGGCATTGGTGGCTTTGGTTCAGATCAAGTTAGGGGTATTGGGTTGTGGGAGTATGTATACTTATGCTGCAATTGGTCCTCTGGTGATTCTGGTTCCTGTAGCACTTGTGGTTTATGTTTTTCTTGTGCTTCACGCCTTTACTCGCTAG
- the LOC115951937 gene encoding protein FAR1-RELATED SEQUENCE 5-like: protein MPSQRKVAATHAIEIDLAHESGLRLKQSYELLSKQVGGYENLGFTKQDHKNYLRSKRQRDMEHGAAASLGRYFSRQLMENPSYYFVTQLDCEELITNIFWADARMIIDYSNFGDLITFDTTYSTNRNARPLGVFLGLNHHRETIVFRGALLYDETIESFVRLFETFLEAMSEIKPITIFTDQDAAMSAAIKVVMPETYHALCS, encoded by the coding sequence ATGCCATCACAACGGAAAGTGGCTGCAACACATGCTATTGAAATTGATTTGGCACATGAATCGGGATTAAGACTAAAGCAATCTTATGAGCTTCTTAGTAAGCAAGTTGGTGGATATGAAAATCTTGGTTTTACCAAGCAAGATCATAAAAACTACTTACGTAGTAAGCGACAGAGAGACATGGAGCATGGGGCAGCTGCTAGCTTGGGAAGATATTTTAGTCGTCAACTTATGGAAAATCCTTCATATTATTTTGTTACTCAATTGGACTGTGAAGAGTTGATTACTAATATCTTTTGGGCCGATGCAAGAATGATCATTGACTATAGCAACTTCGGTGATTTAATAACGTTTGATACAACGTATAGCACAAATAGAAATGCAAGGCCACTTGGAGTATTTTTGGGTCTCAATCACCATAGAGAAACTATTGTATTCAGAGGTGCACTTTTATATGATGAAACAATTGAATCTTTTGTACGGTTATTTGAGACCTTCTTAGAAGCAATGTCTGAAATAAAGCCAATCACTATTTTCACAGATCAAGATGCAGCAATGTCAGCTGCAATAAAAGTAGTCATGCCTGAGACATATCATGCATTGTGTAGTTAG